Proteins found in one Lycium ferocissimum isolate CSIRO_LF1 chromosome 6, AGI_CSIRO_Lferr_CH_V1, whole genome shotgun sequence genomic segment:
- the LOC132061511 gene encoding uncharacterized protein LOC132061511: MGRGLNQELGLIKAGDTRWGSHYKSFGNFISNVASIVDVLDTLVENASTLDERASASGFLRNCQTFETVFLLHLMTDILGITYDLNVSLQKKERDIANAMILVELQELNDRFNEVTSDLLNGVACLNPIDSFSSFDIKKIVRMVELYPDDFDGFSIRALEN; the protein is encoded by the exons ATGGGTAGAGGCCTGAATCAGGAACTTGGTCTTATTAAAGCCGGTGATACTCGTTGGGGATCTCACTACAAGTCATTTGGAAACTTTATTAGTAACGTTGCCTCTATTGTTGATGTACTTGATACTCTCGTTGAAAATGCAAGTACTCTGGATGAACGAGCAAGCGCATCGGGATTTCTCAGAAATTGTCAAACATTTGAGACTGTTTTCTTGTTACATTTGATGACTGATATTTTAGGAATCACATACGATCTTAATGTGTCATTACAGAAAAAGGAGCGAGATATTGCAAATGCCATGATTCTTGTTGAG TTACAAGAACTTAATGATCGTTTCAACGAGGTGACAAGTGATTTGCTTAATGGAGTAGCTTGCTTAAATccaattgattcattttctagTTTTGACATAAAAAAGATAGTGAGAATGGTTGAATTATATCCTGATGACTTTGATGGATTTAGCATTAGGGCCCTTGAGAATTAA